One stretch of Bombus vancouverensis nearcticus chromosome 16, iyBomVanc1_principal, whole genome shotgun sequence DNA includes these proteins:
- the Dna2 gene encoding DNA replication helicase/nuclease 2 isoform X3 → MILRSLEQIIHYLSLIFVNNLALKTKDLNIRLTMKKSYSNNGTKLSQKKISVYFTKGISNSSTMNSTIEINAVNRETPRKRKISKDTDLTRVKIAKCDNISDACSIKSIHQTPRKQRLAIGNKDNVIDIFNSSGKNNDTDMAINETISEDIFITEYDLKENIGTNEYISTTCKSNKKQIMEKKALLQEIQPDNHLIKENKTDHMKQSVFGDKKHEGIHSEIESFFTDDFKDCFEEEWCLNTSQINFNSLQRCKIIDVQREYNSILLTVNQEDCGTSDTTVRCSGFWKDAQVQKDDIVVIQARKENNQWIIDNSSGFLIVQPDALISGTTVSGALFCKRKAVLSEKFRKMESLPPFMGDSTPLVIGSLVHELLQTAIRRNISEVSDITMLMNSILQTTDTCSLLYASKISLETCRQQILPYVPKIREFIQHYLKDKTQQGISNIKNNFKGRIAQIRDIEENIWLPKLGLKGKIDISAEVKVNCKQKIMPLEIKTGKPSFSLEHRAQVILYIMMMSLTGQDTDTGLLLYLRENNIQEINSSHPEKRDLILLRNSLASYFVPKSSEKLSNLTSKSDLQMLDLPEPINHHNACSKCTYNTLCCMYLSKDSSIQLSETNPLVELGKKILDKYKPSHIDYVLHWISLLQMEESSQSSNNVTRYLWTLSPEKREAKKTCICNLKVIGKVTDCDTKYRHTFVRSNLDTQFSNINIPYMEFSDNEYVLVSTNTRINLSAGFIAQRKEDSITLILERDVTKYNINEFFHIDKYSSSSLFSGNLANVGGLMSDSEICEKLRDIVIDKKPACFEKGLPYPIIKASARILQNLNKIQQRAVLMAISAKEYLLIKGMPGTGKTQTLVALVEVLHKLGHSVLITSHTNSAVDNILLKLLHKDIDFLRLGSSTHPSLRHKSEAYATANCNTPSNLETVYSSKNIIGVTCYGAHHALLGRRTFDVCIVDESTQVLQPTVLRPLYSAKKFILVGDPDQLPPIIKNKLARKLGADESLFARLDSENNTIKLTKQYRMNKSIMYLANKLTYNDMLEAGDTSIENATFVTPSKEVNVLTKEEEWIQKALSSDISDSIIVLNTGCTNKLKENYNLSEKGYLDSDEVNSNIWEAVIVSKLVKTFLKVNAKLENIGIIAPFRAHVSLLKKVVAEDIEINTVDQYQGRDKEIIIYSCAKSITNFSDIREDLEVLGDHRRLTVAITRAKHKLIVVADKRTISQYSAFKKLFYLIENKNIIDLDNSYNGFCWKNLLRIL, encoded by the exons ATGATATTACGGAGTTTAGAGCAGATTATCCATTATTTGAGTTTGATCTTTGTGAACAATCTTGCATTGAAAACGAAAGATCTGAATATTAGACTTACAATGAAGAAA agCTACTCAAATAATGGCACAAAACTTTCTCAGAAGAAAATATCAGTTTATTTTACAAAAGGTATAAGTAATAGCAGTACAATGAATAGTACAATTGAAATCAATGCCGTAAATCGTGAAACaccaagaaagagaaagatttcAAAAGATACAGATTTAACACGAGTTAAAATTGCAAAATGTGATAATATTTCAGATGCATGTAGCATAAAAAGCATACATCAAACTCCAAGAAAACAAAGACTTGCAATTGGAAATAAAGACAATGTAATTGATATATTCAATAGCTCTGGTAAAAATAACGATACTGATATGGCTATAAATGAAACTATATCTGAAGACATTTTTATAACAGAATATGATTTGAAGGAAAATATAGGTACCAATGAATATATAAGCACAACGTGTAAATCAAACAAAAAACAAATAATGGAAAAGAAAGCACTATTACAAGAGATTCAGCCTGATAACCATCTGATAAAAGAGAACAAAACAGATCATATGAAACAATCTGTGTTTGGTGATAAAAAGCATGAAGGAATTCATTCGGAAATAGAGTCATTTTTTACAGATGATTTTAAAGATTGTTTCGAGGAAGAATGGTGTTTAAATACTAgccaaattaattttaattccttgcagagatgtaaaattattgatGTACAAAGGGAGTACAATAGCATATTGTTAACTGTGAACCAAGAAGACTGTGGAACATCTGATACAACCGTTAGATGTTCAGGTTTCTG GAAGGATGCTCAAGTACAAAAAGATGACATTGTTGTTATTCAAGCTAGAAAAGAAAACAACCAATGGATTATAGATAACAGTAGTGGCTTTCTTATTGTTCAGCCAGATGCATTAATATCTGGGACAACAGTATCTGGTGCATTATTTTGTAAAAGAAAGGCAGTTTTAAGTGAAAAGTTTAGAAAGATGGAGAGTCTGCCTCCTTTCATGGGAGATTCCACACCATTGGTTATTGGAAGTTTAGTGCATGAATTATTGCAAACC GCAATAAGAAGAAACATTAGTGAAGTAAGCGATATTACAATGTTAATGAATAGCATATTGCAGACCACAGACACATGCAGTTTACTTTATGCATCCAAGATATCTTTGGAGACCTGTAGGCAGCAAATTCTCCCATATGTCCCAAAAATACGAGAATTTATCCAACATTATTTGAAAG atAAAACGCAGCAAGGTAtaagtaatataaaaaataacttCAAAGGTAGAATAGCTCAAATTCGGGACATAGAAGAGAATATTTGGCTGCCTAAATTAGGTCTAAAAGGAAAGATAGATATTAGTGCAGAAGTTAAAGTAAATTGTAAACAAAAAATTATGCCGCTCGAAATTAAGACAGGGAAGCCTTCATTTTCTTTGGAGCACAGAGCGCAAGTTATTCTTTACATCATGATGATGAGTCTTACAGGTCAAGATACGGATACAGGTCTTTTACTTTATCTTAG GGAGAATAATATACAAGAGATTAATAGTAGTCATCCTGAAAAAAGAGACTTGATACTATTAAGGAACTCCTTAGCTAGTTATTTTGTTCCCAAATCGAGTGAAAAATTATCGAATCTAACTTCTAAATCAGATTTGCAGATGTTGGATTTACCAGAGCCAATTAATCATCATAATGCCTGTTCGAAGTGTACTTACAATACATTATGCTGTATGTACTTGAGCAAAGATTCAAGTATACAGTTATCTGAGACAAACCCACTAGTGGAGTTAGGGAAAAAAATCTTGGATAAATACAAACCTAGTCATATCGATTATGTGTTGCATTGGATTTCTTTATTACAGATGGAAGAAAGTTCGCAGTCGAGTAATAATGTAACGAGATATCTATGGACATTAAGTCCAGAAAAAAG GGAAGCAAAGAAAACTTGTATATGTAATCTAAAAGTGATAGGAAAAGTTACTGATTGTGATACAAAATACAGACATACTTTTGTTCGCTCAAATCTCGACACACAATtctcaaatattaatattccatATATGGAATTTTCAGATAATGAATATGTTTTAGTCAGCACAAATACAAGGATAAATTTATCTGCAGGATTTATAGCACAAAGGAAAGAAGATTCTATTACGTTAATATTAGAAAG AGATGTTACCAAGTACAATATAAACGAATTTTTCCACATAGATAAGTACTCGTCTTCCAGCTTATTTTCCGGCAATCTTGCGAACGTAGGAGGTCTAATGAGTGACAGTGAAATTTGCGAGAAATTACGAGATATTGTGATAGACAA GAAACCAGCATGTTTTGAAAAAGGTTTGCCATATCCGATCATAAAGGCAAGTGCAAggatattacaaaatttaaataaaattcagcAAAGAGCAGTTTTAATGGCAATATCTGCGAAAGAATATCTTTTAATTAAGGGAATGCCAGGTACAGGAAAAACACAGACACTAGTTGCTCTAGTAGAAGTCCTGCATAAACTAGGGCATTCTGTGTTAATTACTTCACATACAAATAGTGCTGTAgacaatattttattgaaactGTTACACAAGGATATTGACTTCCTGAGATTAGGATCATCGACCCATCCATCTTTAAGACATAAAAGTGAAGCATACGCTACAGCAAATTGTAATACACCGAGTAACTTAGAGACGGTGTATTCTAGTAAA aatattatCGGTGTAACTTGTTATGGAGCCCATCATGCACTTCTTGGAAGACGTACGTTTGACGTATGTATCGTGGATGAAAGCACGCAGGTGTTGCAACCAACTGTATTACGTCCTTTATACAGTGCAAAGAAATTTATTCTTGTAGGAGATCCTGATCAATTGCCTCCAATTATTAAGAACAAGTTAGCCAG AAAACTTGGTGCAGATGAATCCTTATTTGCTCGGTTGGATAGCGAAAATAATACTATTAAGCTAACAAAACAGTATAGAATGAATAAAAGTATAATGTACTTAGCAAATAAGCTTACATATAATGACATGTTAGAAGCAGGTGATACTTCTATAGAGAATGCTACTTTCGTTACACCATCCAAAGaagtaaat GTTTTAACAAAAGAAGAAGAATGGATACAGAAGGCATTATCATCTGACATAAGTGACTCCATAATCGTATTAAACACAGGATGTaccaataaattaaaagaaaactaTAACTTAAGTGAAAAAGGATATCTAGATAGTGACGAAGTAAACTCAAACATTTGGGAAGCTGTTATAGTGTCTAAACTAGTGAAAACATTTTTAAAG GTGAATGCGAAACTTGAAAATATTGGCATTATTGCGCCATTTAGAGCGCACGTTAGTTTATTGAAAAAAGTTGTTGCAGAAGATATAGAGATAAATACTGTTGATCAATATCAAGGACGCGATAAAGAGATCATAATTTATTCATGTGCTAAAAGTATAACTAACTTTAGTGATATAAGAGAG GATTTAGAAGTACTAGGGGACCACCGACGATTAACTGTGGCTATAACTAGAGCAAAGCATAAGTTAATTGTCGTAGCGGATAAGAGAACGATATCTCAATATTCGGCcttcaaaaaattattttatttaattgaaaataaaaatataatagattTAGATAATAGCTATAATGGGTTTTGCTGGAAAAATCTTCTAcgtattttgtaa